From a single Cyprinus carpio isolate SPL01 chromosome A3, ASM1834038v1, whole genome shotgun sequence genomic region:
- the LOC109056206 gene encoding hemoglobin subunit alpha-like: protein MSLSDKDKSAVKGLWAKISPKADEIGAEAFGRMLTVYPQTKTYFSHWADLSPGGAQVKKHGKVIMAAVGDAVSKIDDLVGGLMALSELHAFKLRVDPANFKILAHNVIVVIGMLFPGDFSPEVHMSVDKFFQNLALALAEKYR from the exons ATGAGTCTCTCTGATAAGGACAAGTCTGCTGTGAAGGGCTTATGGGCTAAGATTAGCCCCAAGGCCGATGAAATCGGCGCTGAAGCCTTCGGCAG AATGCTGACCGTCTACCCTCAGACCAAGACCTACTTCTCTCACTGGGCCGACCTGAGCCCTGGGGGTGCTCAAGTGAAGAAGCACGGCAAGGTTATCATGGCTGCAGTCGGCGATGCCGTTTCAAAAATAGACGACCTTGTGGGAGGTCTGATGGCCCTGAGCGAACTTCATGCTTTCAAGCTCCGTGTTGACCCGGCCAACTTCAAG ATCCTCGCACACAATGTCATCGTGGTCATCGGCATGCTCTTCCCTGGAGACTTCTCCCCAGAGGTTCACATGTCAGTTGACAAGTTTTTCCAGAACTTGGCCCTGGCTCTCGCTGAGAAGTACCGCTAA